ATGCCGACCATGGCGTTCAGTTCATCGATACGCATCCGCTTCGCCGCGACGAAGAAGACGCCAAGCAACACGATTCCGCCGCCGACCAGCGCGACGAGCGAACCCAGCGCCCCGCTGCCGAGCCCCTTGAGGACGACGTACGCGACCGCGCCTCCGGCCGCCGCGGCGGGGACGGAAGCCATGCACAGGCGTGCGTACGTACGCATGACATGGGCGCCGTCCAGATCGCCGCCGAGGCGGTTCTTCAGCCGGCGCCAGGCGATGCCCACGCCGACCGCGTAGGCGAGACCGTAGGCGGCGCCCATGCCGACTACTGCCCACTGGGCGGGCAGGAGCGCGTAACAGAGCGCCGATGCAGCCGCGTTGACCGCGGCGACGATGACCGTGTTGTAGAAGGGCGTGCGGGTGTCCTCGTACGCGTAGAAGCCGCGCAGCACGACGTACTGCACGGAGTACGGGATGAGACCGAGACCGAACGCCATAAGGATGAAGCCCATGCCCCGGGCCGCCTCGAGGCCGCTCGAGGAGAACAGCAGCGTGGACATCGGGAGGCCGAGCGCCAGAAAGGCGAAGGCGACCGGGACGATCGCGACCGCGGAGTTGCGCAGCCCCTGGGAGATGTCGTCGCGTACGGCGCCCGGGTCGTTGTCGTGTGCGGCGCGAGAGATACGGGGCAGGAGGGCGGCCATGACCGAGACCGTGATGATGGCCTGCGGCATGCCCCAGATCAACTGCGCGTTGGTGTAGGCGATGAAGCCCGCGCCCTGCCTGCCGGAGGACTCACCGGCAGCGGTGGCCAGCTGCGTGACGACCAGCACACCCGCCTGGTTCGCGAGGACGAACAGCACGGTCCACTTTGCGAGCTTGACCGTCTTGCCGAGGCCGTGGCCCTTCCAGTCGAAGCGTGGGCGGAACCTGAATCCGGTCTCACGCAGGTAAGGGATCATCGCGAGTGCCTGGACGGTAAGGCCGAGCAAGGTGCCGATACCCAGCAGCCGGACACCCTCCGGCGGGATCGACTGGACGCCCATGTGCGACTCGGCGGACGTTCCGTACACCCAGATGAAGAGGCCGAACGTGGTGATCATGACGATGTTGTTCAGGACCGGGGTCCACATCATCGCGCCGAACTTCCCGCGGGCGTTGAGGATTTGGCCCATCACCACGTGTACGCCCATGAAGAAGATCGTGGGCAGGCAGTAGCGGGCGAAGGTGACAGCGACGCTGTTGGCCGCCTCGTCGCCGGCGATGGTGTCCGACATCAGCTGGACCAGCAGGGGGGCCGCGAAGACGGCCACGGCGACGATGGCGGCGAGCGACACCATGACCAGGGTCAGCAGACGATTGGCGTAAGCCACACCGCCGTCCTCGTCGTTCTTCATCGCGCGCACCAGCTGCGGGACGAAGACGGAATTGAGGCCGCCGCCGACGGTGAGGATGTAGATCATCGTCGGCAGGGTGTACGCGACGGTGAAGGTGTCGCCTAGGAGAGCGGCACCGAGAGCCGCTGTGATCACCAGGCTGCGTACGAAACCAGTGAGGCGGGAGACCAGCGTGCCGGCCGCCATGACCGCGCTGGACTTCAGCAGGCCCGAAGCCCGCCCGACGGGCTTCTTGGGGGCGGGTGCCGCCGGGACCGGCTCGGGTTCGGGAGCCGGCCGGCCGGCGTTCTGCTGGTCCCGGAAGAGGTGGGCGAAGGCGTCGGGCTCGGGCTCCTCCTCACCGGCCCGGGTGACCAGGTCGTCCACACCGGTGAACTCGGTGGTCCTGGCGTCGTCCCCGTAGGGTAGGAGGCGGGAGGGACCGGAGGGCTCGGGCGGCGGGGTCTGCGCCCAGATACGAGGGTCCGGAGCGTGCTGGGGGCTGGGCGGCTGCTGGTAGAGCGGCTGAGACTCCTGGTACGTGCCTGGAGGCGGCGGAGGGTGCGAGGCGCGGTCGTAGAGGGCCTCGGCCACCGGGTCCTGTGCGGACAGGTCCTGTGCCTGGTAGGGATCGGGAGCGTAGGCGTCCTGGAGGTACGGGTCCTGTGAGTACGGGTCGGGGGCGGGCTGGGCTGCCGGGTCTGAGCCCGGGCCCTGACCGCGGTCACCGTCGTACGGCGCGTTCATTGCTACCCCACCTCATCGTCCCCGGCCGGCCGGCCACGACATCGCTCAACGGTCCACTTTCTCACCCGTGCCCGACGGGTCACCGCTTTCGGGTCCGGTGTCCGGTGTCAGGTCACTCGGCTGCCCGGGATCGGGGCTGTCGATGCCTCCTCGGCCCGAGCCTTCTGCGCCGTCCGCGTGGTCAGAGTCTGCCGAGTCGTCCCCGGCCTCGGAGGACTGGGGTCCCTCCGCGGCCGCCTGGCGGGCAGCAGCCCGCTTGCGCTGGCTGTACATCTTGACCCCTGCGAGGACGAGAAGCAGGACGCCGCCGGCGATGACGAGCATCACAGTGGGGGTGACCTCGGAGACCTTGACCGTGAACATCATGGGGTCGCCATACGGCTTGCCGTCCTCGGTGAAGAGCTGTGCTCTCATCTGGACCGGACCGTTGGCGTTGGCCGCCGCGGCGAACTTCACCGACTGGCTGTGGCCTCCCTCGACCTTGATCGGCTCCTCGGCGATGCCCTTCTCGTTGTCGAGGTTGAGACGGGTGGGATTCTCCGACCTCAGCCGCAGCACCAGGTGGTCGACGCCCTGGACCAGCCGGTTCTGCACCGTGACCGGGATCGTCGCGCTGCGCCCCGAGAGCGTGATGAGCGACTTCTCGACCAGCTGCACTTCGCTGGTGAGGCTCAGCAGATAGCCCTGCACCTGGTCGCGGTACAACTGGGCCTCCGCCCGGTTGCCCCGCCATGAGGTGGACATCTCCCGGTCGATCGCCCTGCCGAAGGGGGTCTCCACCCGGTCCTTGGCAGTGAGGATGACCTTGAAGTTGTCGAGGGTGTTCTGCGTGGCTCTGATGTCCTGGAACGCCCCGACCGGCAGCTCGTACTTGCGCAGCCGATCGGGATAGCGGGACGTGGCCGGGATCTTGGTCGTGGCGTCCGCGTCGGGAGTGGCACCTGCGGCCGCGACCAGATCGAGCGGCTGCGTCCAGCGCTGAGCGTTCAGTGCCTGGAGCGCGCGTGCCATGGACTGGGCCTGGGAGGCGGTCGGCTGGCGTTGGGGGGCGACGACGATGCTCCGCTGCTTGTCCGGATCCTGAAGGGTCAGCGCCAGCGTCTGGGCGAGGAACTTCTGGATGGCGAGCGTGGAGCTCTCCGTGTTGATCATGTCGCCCTGGAAGGCAGTGGAGAGCCGGGTGTCGGAGACCACGGCCGTTGTTCCGCCGCCGATCGGGCGCGCGGCGGTGGGCGTGTACGACAGGCTGTCGCTCAGGCTGTCGCTTCGAGCGATCACTTTGTGGGCGCCCGCGGAGGTGGCCACATCCACGATCGACGAGTCGATCGCGCCGTCCACGGGCCAGGCGAAGTCGGTGGACGGCTTCACATGGATGATCGTCTCCACGGTCGTCTCGGCGACTTCGGTGGCAGGCTGCAGATGGCTCAGGGATCCGGAGACGTTCTTGCCCCGATGCGCCAGGGACGCCAGATCCGGGTCGGCGAACGGCAGGGCGACGACCTTGCTGCCCCGGACGGCGGCTTCGACAGAGCTCAGCCAGCGCTTGGCGATCGCCTGGTTCTTGCCGGCGACGGTGGTGCTACCGCTCTTGACCTGATAGCTCCTGGTCATCGCGTCGACCGTGGCCAGCAGGTCCGGATCGATCACCCAGGTGACAGGCAACTGGCTTCCGAGAGCGACGAGCTGTTCCAAGCGGCCGCCCGGGGCAAGCTCCTCGGCCAGCGTCTCGTCCTCGAAGACAGGGGTCTGCTGCTCGTCCGACCCGGTCTCCGAGGTGAGATGGGTCGAGGAAATCAGCGGCCAGAGATAGGTGAGCTGGGTCCTCTTCTCGGTCGCGTCGGGCTGCCAGGGCAGGAAGGTCCGCTCAACGCCCAGCACCTGCTCGAACGGCTGGGCAGCCGTCTGGCCCGAGAGGTAGACGCCGAGCTGGTAGACACCGTCGTCGTCGAGGTTCAGCTCACTGACCGGGACACGGAGTGTGAAGTCCCTGCCGACGCCGGAGATTAGCTTCGGCAGCTTGATCGTGTACTTGTCGTCGACCTTTGAGGCATCGAGGTCAGCCGCATTGTCCGTTCGCTCGGCGGCGCGGTCCACGGCGATCCTGCCGGACAGCGCCGGTCCGACCCGTAGATCGATCTCGGCGTCGGTGACGGTCTGCTTGCCCTTGTTGATCACCGTGCCGGAGATCGCGAGCGTGTCGCTCTTGCCGGGGGTGGCCGGCGTAAGAGTGTCGAGAGACACATCGACCCCGTGGGACCCGGAGGCGCTCTCGGCGGCCTGTGCGGCCGGTGTGACGGGACCGCACAGCAGTCCGGCCACAAGCGGTGCGCCCAGGAGCAGGGAGGCTGTGCGGCGCAGCCACCGGCGGGCAGGAGAGGGACTCATCCCCTGGAAGTCTGCCGCCTCGGCCACGCGCTTGCCCGTCCCTTGTCGTCTGCTGCCGGTGGTGGTTCTCGGTTCCTGCGTCCACGCATGGTAACGAGGTGCGCCGTGTCGAAGTGCCGCGGAGTGCTCCACAAGATCGGACGAGCCTTCGGGCGGCAATAAACCGGGACGCTCCGGCCGGCCGGGGCACGTACCCTTTTCTGTTGTGCCGAACGCCAATGAAGACAACCCCACTGCACTGAGTCAGGTGCAGCGCCGCGCGGTGAGCGAACTGCTGCGGGTGTCCCCTGTCGCCGACGACCTTGCCCGCCGCTTCAAGGAGGCCGGGTTCAGTCTTGCCCTGGTCGGCGGCTCGGTCCGGGATGCGCTGCTCGGCCGGCTCGGCAATGACCTGGATTTCACGACCGACGCCCGCCCCGAGGACGTACTCAAGATCATCCGGCCGTGGGCCGACACCGTGTGGGAAGTCGGGATCGCCTTCGGCACGGTGGGCTGCCAGAAGCAGGGCTACCAGATCGAGGTCACCACGTACCGCTCCGAGGCGTACGACAGGACGTCACGCAAGCCCGAGGTGTCATACGGCGACTCGATCGAGGAAGACCTCATACGGCGCGATTTCAGCGTGAACGCGATGGCCGTGGCGCTGCCGGAGAAGGAGTTCATCGATCCGCACGGGGGCCTGGAGGATCTCTCCGAACGCGTCCTGAGGACTCCCGGTACGCCCGAGGAATCCTTCTCCGACGATCCGCTGCGCATGATGCGGGCCGCTCGCTTTGCCGCGCAGCTGGACTTCGAGGTCGCGCCCGACGTCGTCACCGCGATGAAGGGGATGGCGGAACGCATCGAGATCGTCTCCGCCGAACGCGTGCGCGACGAGCTGAACAAGCTGATCCTCTCCGCCCATCCGCGCAAGGGGCTGGGGCTGCTCGTCGACTCCGGCCTGGCCGACCATGTCCTGCCTGAGCTGCCGGCGCTGCGGCTGGAGAGTGATGAGCACCACCGGCACAAGGATGTGTACGAGCACTCTCTGATCGTCCTGGAACAAGCCATCGACCTGGAGGAGAACGGCCCGGATCTGGTCCTGCGGCTGGCCGCGCTGCTCCACGACATCGGAAAGCCGCGCACCCGGCGTTTCGAGACGGATGGCAGGGTCTCCTTCCATCACCACGAGGTGGTGGGCGCGAAGATGACCAAGAAGCGGATGAGTGCTCTCAAGTACTCCAACGACATGGTCAAGGACGTCTCACGGCTCGTGGAGCTGCATCTGCGGTTCCACGGCTACGGGACCGGCGAGTGGACCGACTCGGCGGTGCGCCGGTACGTACGCGACGCAGGCCCGCTGCTGGACCGGCTCCACAAGCTGACCCGCTCCGACTGCACCACGCGCAATAAGCGCAAGGCGAGTGCCCTGTCCCGGGCCTATGACGGGCTTGAGGAGCGCATCGCCCAGCTGAAGGAGCAGGAGGAGCTGGACGCGATCCGGCCCGATCTGGACGGCAACCAGATCCAGGAGATCCTGGGTGTTGGTCCCGGCCCCGTGATCGGCAAGGCATACGCGTTCCTGCTGGAGCTGCGCCTGGAGAACGGGCCGATGGAGCATGATGCGGCGGTCGCAGCGCTGAAGAAATGGTGGGCGACCGAAGCCGAGCGTGCGCGCTGAGCCTGAATCGGCGCCATGTTTCACGTGAAACATGGCGCCGGATCGACGGGGCGGGGGGCGATGTTTCACGTGAAACATCGCCCCGGCGCGTAGACGCCTGATGGCCGTCAGTGCGTTCTCGTGAGGTTAAGCGCCATGCGCAGGCCGCGACTTCTAGTTGCGAAGCCATTCGGTCGCCGCAAGTTCCTGTGACTTGAGTCATGGTGCGAGGGGGCTGCTGCGGCAGTTGCTCCAATGGGGCAAGGTCTGATCTTGGAATGACCATCCATGGAACTGTTAGGGGGAAGTATGAAGCGATCTCGACCGGCAATTTTGGCGACCATGGGGGCAATAGCTGCCCTGATTGCCTTGCCGACGGACGCGCAAGCGGTGCCCAATAAATGTCTTACGCAGTGGTACAAGACCAGCTACCCGATGTGGACTGAAACCGCATGTGGTGGTGGATCAGGAGAATTTAGGGCCTACGCTAACTGCCGACGCCAAGATGGCAGTACGTATACGAAGTATGACGTTTGGGTTGCCGTCAGAACCTCTACCTCGGCTGCTGCGTGCAAGGGCCATGACTACATGTTCAAGGGGGGCTACCAGACTCGCTAGTGGTCGCGGGTAGCGCCTGGAGAGCGCGGGCCGGTCTTGCTCGGCCCGCGCTTCCGATTTTCAGCGGTGGTGCGCGCGCTATATCACCGCGCCAACACGCCTCCAACGGGCCATCGTTGCCGCCACCGCCGCGTAGATGACCGCCACCACGACCACCAGCTGAACCGACCGGCCGTCAGGGGGCAGCATCAGTGCGGCGATCGCCGCAGCGCCCACGAAGGCGACGTTGAACAGCACGTCGTACAGGGAGAACACCCGGCCGCGGTAGGCGTCGTCCACCGACGTCTGGATCACCGTGTCGGTGGCGATCTTCGCGCCTTGGGTGATGAGCCCCAGGATGAACGCGGCGACCAGTATCGGCCCGGGCTCGAAGGGCAGCCCCAGGGCGGGTTCGAGGACAGCCGCCACTCCCGCGCACGCCACCATCCAGCCGAACTGCCCGAGCCGGCCCACGGCATACGGAGTCACCGCCGCCGCTGCGAAGAATCCGGCGCCGGAGATGAGGACGGCCACACCGAGCAGGGCCAGCCCGTCCGACTGCTTCTCGTACCAGGCGTACCGGCACAGCATCAGCACCATCACGGTCAGGGCGCCGTAGCAGAAGCGCATCAGAGTCATCGCGAACAGCACCTGGGTGGCAGCGCGGCGCTCGATTAGATGCCGCACCCCGCCCGCCAGACCGCGTGCCGTCGATGCCAGGGCGGCACCCAGCCGGGGCTGGACCAACGGCTGGTCGGGGCCGAGCAGTTCACGCGCCATCCGCAGAGAGGCAAGCGCGGAACAGAGATAGAGCACCGCGCCCAGCATCACCACGGCCGCATCGGAGTCCTCGGACACCAGGCGTACCGCGAAGGCCAGTCCGCCGCCGGCGGTCGCCGCGAGTGTGCCCGCTGTCGGTGAGAGGGAGTTGGCCATGACGAGACGGTCCGCGTCGACAACCCGCGGCAGCGCGGCGGAGATACCGGCCAGCACGAAGCGATTGACGGCTGTGACGGAGAGGGCCGAGGCATAGAAGAGCCAGTCGGGTACCGCGAGGAGGATCAGTACCGCGGTGCCGCTCGCGAGAAGGGCCCGCAGGAGATTCCCGTACAGGAAGACCTGTCTGCGCTGCCAGCGGTCCAGCATGACGCCCGCAAAAGGGCCGATCACGGAGTACGGCAGCAGCAGCACGGCCATGGCCGACGCGATGGCGGCGGGCGAGGTCTGTTTCTCCGGGGAGAACACCACGTACGTGGCAAGCGCGACCTGGTAGACGCCGTCGGCCGACTGGGAGAGCAGCCGGACGGTCAGCAGCCGGCGAAAGTCGGCAAGGCGCAGGAGTACGCGCAGATCACGTACGACAGGCATGCGGTCAAGCGTCACACACGCGGAGGGTCCCCGGGTGGATTACCCGGGGACCCTCGGCAGACGATCAGCTGAACGCTTAGCGCTCGACCTCGCCCTTGATGAACTTCTCGACGTTCTCGCGGGCCTCGTCGTCGAAGTACTGGACCGGCGGGGACTTCATGAAGTACGAGGACGCGGAGAGGATCGGGCCGCCGATCCCGCGGTCCTTGGCGATCTTCGCGGCGCGCACGGCGTCGATGATGATGCCCGCGGAGTTCGGGGAGTCCCAGACCTCGAGCTTGTACTCGAGGTTCAGCGGGACCTCACCGAAGGCACGGCCCTCGAGGCGGACGTACGCCCACTTGCGGTCGTCGAGCCATGCCACGTAGTCGGACGGACCGATGTGGACGTTGTCCTCGCCCATCTCGCGGTCGCGGATCTGCGAGGTGACGGCCTGCGTCTTGGAGATCTTCTTGGACTCAAGGCGCTCGCGCTCGAGCATGTTCTTGAAGTCCATGTTGCCGCCGACGTTCAGCTGCATCGTGCGGTCCAGGATGACGCCCCGGTCCTCGAAGAGCTTCGCCATCACGCGGTGCGTGATGGTTGCGCCGACCTGGGACTTGATGTCGTCGCCGACGATCGGGACGCCCGCCTCGGTGAACTTGTCCGCCCACTCCTTGGTACCGGCGATGAAGACCGGGAGGGCGTTGACGAACGCGACCTTGGCGTCGATGGCGCACTGCGCGTAGTACTTCGCAGCGTCCTCGGAGCCGACGGGCAGGTAGCAGACCAGAACGTCGACCTGCTTGTCCTTGAGGATCTGGACGATGTCGACCGGAGCCTCGGCGGACTCCTCGATGGTCTGGCGGTAGTACTTGCCCAGGCCGTCCAGGGTGTGTCCGCGCTGCACGGTGACGCCGGTGTTCGGCACGTCGCAGATCTTGATGGTGTTGTTCTCGCTGGCACCGATGGCGTCCGCCAGGTCGAGGCCGACCTTCTTGGCGTCCACGTCCAGGGCGGCCACGAACTCGATGTCAGAGACGTGGTAGTCGCCGAACTGGACGTGCATCAGACCCGGCACCTTGCCGGCCGGGTCGGCGTCCTTGTAGAACTCGACGCCCTGCACCAGCGAGGCGGCGCAGTTGCCCACGCCGACGATTGCTACGCGAACCGAACCCATTCCGGTTGCTCCCTGTGTGATCTCGGTATTCCGATGAAACCCTGCGGATCGCAGCGCTTCACTTGGCGGTGTCGTCGGACGGATCCGGCGGGGTGGAGCTTCCGGGGGGTGTGCCCCCGGAGGACTCGGCACCCCTGTGCCGGGGCAGGCCGCCCGTCTCTCCAGATGTGTTGTCGTGCCGAGCGGAGCTCTCAGAGGCGGGCTGTCGCTGATCCCGCCCCGCTCGCTCGCTCTCAATGAGCTCGTTCAGCCAGCGCACCTCGCGCTCCACGGATTCCATTCCGTGTCGCTGCAGCTCAAGCGTGTAGTCGTCGAGGCGCTCGCGGGTGCGAGCCAGCGAGGCGCGCATCTTCTCCAAGCGCTCCTCCAGCCGACTGCGGCGGCCCTCAAGCACCCGCATCCGCACCTCGCGCTCCGTCTGCCCGAAGAAGGCGAAACGAGCCGCGAAGTGCTCGTCCTCCCAGGTGTCGGGGCCGGTGTGCGAGAGCAGCTCCTCGAAGTGCTCCTTACCTTCTGCCGTCAACCGGTAGACGATCTTGGCTCGGCGCCCCGCGAGTGAAGCGGCGAGCGCGTCCTCCGGCGCGCTTCCCGGCTCCTCGATCAACCAGCCGTTGGAAACCAGCGTCTTGAGGCAGGGGTAGAGCGTCCCGTAACTGAAGGCCCGGAAGACTCCCAGCGAGGTGTTGAGCCGTTTCCGCAGCTCATACCCGTGCATGGGGGCCTCACGGAGCAGACCGAGCACGGCGAACTCAAGGATGCCGGAGCGTCTGCTCACCGTAGCCTCCCTCGCCGTCCCAGTTGCTTATGCCGTGCTGATGTATCGACTCGATACATCAGCACGATAGAACGGCGTTCCTCCTGCGACAAGTGGGGCCATGGTGAACGGCATCACATCAGCAATTCATCCGCGGAGATTTGTCTGATTTGTGTGGAACTTCGACGCTAGACCAGTTTTGACCGTGCGTAGTCTGTGCGCCATGCAGTCCACCGGGAACCACGAGACGCCTGTGGGCGTCCTCGCCGGGGATGCGCAACGGATGAGCCCCTTACGGGGCTGGTCCGTATTTATTTCGGGGGGACCGGAACTCAACTGCCGCTTCCAGGCGTCTCGCCTGCCCGAGGAGTAGTCGTTCGATGAGCGAGCACCGTCGCAAACCGCCCCAGTCGCAGGGTGGCGGGCATGCAGGGTCCAGGCGCGCTGCCCCGCAGCCTTCTGGCCGCCGCGCAGCCCCGTCCCGGGGTTCCAGTTCGGGATCACCCTCAGCCTCGTACGGCGAGGAGCGTCCGTACGGCAGCCGGGCCGAGGCCCGCCGCGCCGCGCAGCGCGGCGGCAGCCGCAGGCGCGTGGACGAAGGCGCGGGCGCCGGTCACGGAGGCCGGGGCGGCGGGCGCCGCGGCGGAGGCGGTGGGGGGTATGACGGCCCGGGCCGCGGTCGTGGCGGAGGGCCGGCCAAGAAGCGCCTGATCGACTATCCGCGCCACAACAAGTACGGATGGCGGCGCTGGGTGCCGTCGTGGAAGCTGGTGACCGGGCTCACCCTGGGTTTTGTCGGAAGCCTGATGGCGGCCGCGAGCATCGCGTACGCCTGGGTTGACATCCCGGACCCGAACAAGACGGCCGCGGCGCAGAACAACGTCTACTACTACAAAGACGGCTCGCAGATGGCTGCCACCGGTGGTGAGATCAACCGGCAGATCATCCCGATCGAGCAGATCCCCGAGAACATGCAGAACGCGGTGATCTCGGCGGAGAACAAGACGTTCAAGACCGACCGAGGCATCGATCCGATGGGCATCGCCCGAGCCCTGAAGAACATGGCCACGGGCGGGCAGACCCAGGGTGGCTCCACGATCACCCAGCAGTATGTGAAGAACGCCCGGCTCGGGGACCAGTCCCAGACACTGAGCCGTAAGTTCAAGGAGTTGTTCATCTCCATCAAGGTGGGCACAAAGCTTGACAAGCCGGACATCATGCACGGCTACCTGAACACCTCGTACTACGGACGCGGCGCTTACGGAATCCAGGCCGCAGCCCGGACGTACTGGGGCAAGGACGCCGAGAAACTCGACGCGGGCGAGTGTGCCTTCCTCGCATCCCTTCTGAAGGGCTCGACCTACTACGACCCGGCCGGCTCCACGGATATCGACCCCGCGGCGACGCCGGAGGCAAACAAGGCCAGAGTCATCAAACGGTGGAGCTGGATCCTCGATGAGATGGTCAAGGACGGTCATCTTCCGGCTGCGGAACGGGCCAAGTTCACCCAGTTCAAGATGCCCAAGCCGATCACGAAGAAGGCACAGCTGGGTGGTCAGATCGGCTATCTGGTGGACATCGCCAAGTCCTACTTCCTCAACAACAACGACCAGGGCATCGACGCCAAGAAGCTCTCCCAGGGTGGCTACGCGATCCACACGACCTTCGACAAGGACAAGGTCAAGAAGCTCGCGGAGTCGGTCAAGAAGGTCCGGGACGCCAACATCAAGCCCAAGAAGCGCCCGGACACGGACACTCATGTCCAGTTCGGTGGTGCCTCGGTCGATCCGGAGACCGGAGCGATCGTCGCCATCTACGGCGGTGAGGACGCGACCAAGCACTTCACCAACAACGCCAACGAGACCGGTGCCCAGGTCGGATCGACCTTCAAGCCATTCGTCCTGGCCGCGGCCATGCGGGACGGTGTGCGCGACCCCAAGCTGCAAGCGGAGCAGGGCAAGTCCGAGCGCCACATCGTCGACCCCGACAAGAGCAAGTACAGCGGCAAGAACAAGCTGAAGATCAAGGACTACGACGGAACCATCTGGCACAACGAGGAAGGTAAGGAGTGGCTCCAGACCAACGACGGCGGCGAGTCGTACGGGGACATCGACCTGCGTGAGGCCATGGTCCACTCCGCGAACTCGCCCTTCGTGCAGCTGGGCATGGACCTCGGTATCCCGACCGTCAGGCAGTCGGCCATCGACGCGGGTCTGCTCGAGTCCAGCCTGAACAAGTCGAATGTCCCTTCCTTCTCGATCGGTATCTCCTCCCCGAGTGCCATCCGCATGGCCGGCGCCTACGCGACCTTCGCGGCGAACGGCAAGCAGAACGACCCGTTCTCTGTCACCAGGGTCGAACACCAGGGCAGGAAGGTCTACGAGCACGAGGTGAAGCCCAACCAGGCCTTCTCCACCGCCGTCGCGAGCAATGTGACCGACGTACTCAGGTCCGTCGTCGACGAGCCCGAGGGCACTGGTAGGAACGCCCGGATTCCCGGCCGCCAGGTCGCAGGCAAGACCGGTACGACCGACGGCAACAAGTCGGCCTGGTTCGTGGGCTACACGCCGCAGCTGTCGACCGCGATCGACATGTACCGCCTCGACGACAACGAGAAGAACAAGAAGCGCAAGTTCCTCGAGATGTACGGCACCGGTGGTCAGGACAAGATCCACGGTGCGTCCTTCCCGTCCGAGATCTGGCAGACGTACATGTCGGATGCACTCAAGGGCGCGCCGTTCAAGACCTTCCCCGAGCCGGAGCCCATCGACGGTGAGGCAATCTGGGGCGGCGGCGCCTCCAGCCCGCCCCCGTCGCCGACCGCCACCCCGTCCGGCACCCCGTCCTCAACTCCGTCGAACACGCCCTCCGGCTTCCCGACCGGAAGGCCCAGCCCGAGCCAGTCCTGCAATCCGTGGGAGAACTTCACCTGCGGTACCTCGGGCAATGGGGGCAACGGCAGCGGTGGAAGTACGAGCGATCCCACCAGCACGCCGACGATCAGTCCTTCGACAACAGCGCCGGGCACCAACGGCAACGGCGGCAATGGCAACGGTGGCTTTATCGGAGGCTCGGGGTAGCCGCCCCTGACCAGCCCTCCGTGAGGCCAGGGCCGCCGCACCCGGAACACACAGCATGTGCGTACACGGGGGCGGCGGCCCTCGCCGTATCCCCGACTTCGTACGGCAGGATGTGCAGCATGCCCAGCGCAGAAGAGACGAGCGTGTACCAGGACCGGACGCAGCGGCCGGACGTACGGCCCACGCGGCGGGACTCCGTCGCCGCCTCCGGCAGCGAGCTGATCGGCGGTCCGGCGGGCCGCTTCGCCCTGCGCGGCAGCGGCGGCTGGTTCACGCCCGTACGCGTCGTCGCACTGGTGGCGATCGGGATGTTTGCGCTGGGCATGGTGCAGAAGATGCCTTGTTACAACTGGGCCTGGTTCAGGGGAGCCAGTTCCCAGTACACGCACGCCTGCTATTCCGACATTCCGCACCTCTACGTGGGGCGCGGTTTCTCCGAAGGGCTCATTCCGTACTTCGACCAGCTGCCAGGCGACATGCAGTACCTCGAGTACCCCGTCCTGACGGGCCTGTTCATGCAGGTCGCCTCGTGGCTCGATCTGGCCGGCGGCTCCGTGCAGAACCAGGAGCAGACGTACTGGATGGTCAATGCGGGCATGCTGATGATCTGCACCGCGGTCATCGCCGTCTGTGTGGCCCGCACCCACCGCCACCGCCCCTGGGATGCGCTGCTGCTGGCTCTGGCGCCCGCCTTCGCGCTCACCGCGACCATCAACTGGGACCTGCTGGCGGTAGCGCTCACGGCCGCCGCGATGCTGATGTGGTCTCGTGGCCGGGCTCTGGCCTTCGGTATCCTCATCGGGCTGGCGACCGCTGCCAAGCT
This window of the Streptomyces sp. SLBN-118 genome carries:
- the murJ gene encoding murein biosynthesis integral membrane protein MurJ → MNAPYDGDRGQGPGSDPAAQPAPDPYSQDPYLQDAYAPDPYQAQDLSAQDPVAEALYDRASHPPPPPGTYQESQPLYQQPPSPQHAPDPRIWAQTPPPEPSGPSRLLPYGDDARTTEFTGVDDLVTRAGEEEPEPDAFAHLFRDQQNAGRPAPEPEPVPAAPAPKKPVGRASGLLKSSAVMAAGTLVSRLTGFVRSLVITAALGAALLGDTFTVAYTLPTMIYILTVGGGLNSVFVPQLVRAMKNDEDGGVAYANRLLTLVMVSLAAIVAVAVFAAPLLVQLMSDTIAGDEAANSVAVTFARYCLPTIFFMGVHVVMGQILNARGKFGAMMWTPVLNNIVMITTFGLFIWVYGTSAESHMGVQSIPPEGVRLLGIGTLLGLTVQALAMIPYLRETGFRFRPRFDWKGHGLGKTVKLAKWTVLFVLANQAGVLVVTQLATAAGESSGRQGAGFIAYTNAQLIWGMPQAIITVSVMAALLPRISRAAHDNDPGAVRDDISQGLRNSAVAIVPVAFAFLALGLPMSTLLFSSSGLEAARGMGFILMAFGLGLIPYSVQYVVLRGFYAYEDTRTPFYNTVIVAAVNAAASALCYALLPAQWAVVGMGAAYGLAYAVGVGIAWRRLKNRLGGDLDGAHVMRTYARLCMASVPAAAAGGAVAYVVLKGLGSGALGSLVALVGGGIVLLGVFFVAAKRMRIDELNAMVGMVRGRLGR
- a CDS encoding DUF6049 family protein, coding for MAEAADFQGMSPSPARRWLRRTASLLLGAPLVAGLLCGPVTPAAQAAESASGSHGVDVSLDTLTPATPGKSDTLAISGTVINKGKQTVTDAEIDLRVGPALSGRIAVDRAAERTDNAADLDASKVDDKYTIKLPKLISGVGRDFTLRVPVSELNLDDDGVYQLGVYLSGQTAAQPFEQVLGVERTFLPWQPDATEKRTQLTYLWPLISSTHLTSETGSDEQQTPVFEDETLAEELAPGGRLEQLVALGSQLPVTWVIDPDLLATVDAMTRSYQVKSGSTTVAGKNQAIAKRWLSSVEAAVRGSKVVALPFADPDLASLAHRGKNVSGSLSHLQPATEVAETTVETIIHVKPSTDFAWPVDGAIDSSIVDVATSAGAHKVIARSDSLSDSLSYTPTAARPIGGGTTAVVSDTRLSTAFQGDMINTESSTLAIQKFLAQTLALTLQDPDKQRSIVVAPQRQPTASQAQSMARALQALNAQRWTQPLDLVAAAGATPDADATTKIPATSRYPDRLRKYELPVGAFQDIRATQNTLDNFKVILTAKDRVETPFGRAIDREMSTSWRGNRAEAQLYRDQVQGYLLSLTSEVQLVEKSLITLSGRSATIPVTVQNRLVQGVDHLVLRLRSENPTRLNLDNEKGIAEEPIKVEGGHSQSVKFAAAANANGPVQMRAQLFTEDGKPYGDPMMFTVKVSEVTPTVMLVIAGGVLLLVLAGVKMYSQRKRAAARQAAAEGPQSSEAGDDSADSDHADGAEGSGRGGIDSPDPGQPSDLTPDTGPESGDPSGTGEKVDR
- a CDS encoding CCA tRNA nucleotidyltransferase; the encoded protein is MPNANEDNPTALSQVQRRAVSELLRVSPVADDLARRFKEAGFSLALVGGSVRDALLGRLGNDLDFTTDARPEDVLKIIRPWADTVWEVGIAFGTVGCQKQGYQIEVTTYRSEAYDRTSRKPEVSYGDSIEEDLIRRDFSVNAMAVALPEKEFIDPHGGLEDLSERVLRTPGTPEESFSDDPLRMMRAARFAAQLDFEVAPDVVTAMKGMAERIEIVSAERVRDELNKLILSAHPRKGLGLLVDSGLADHVLPELPALRLESDEHHRHKDVYEHSLIVLEQAIDLEENGPDLVLRLAALLHDIGKPRTRRFETDGRVSFHHHEVVGAKMTKKRMSALKYSNDMVKDVSRLVELHLRFHGYGTGEWTDSAVRRYVRDAGPLLDRLHKLTRSDCTTRNKRKASALSRAYDGLEERIAQLKEQEELDAIRPDLDGNQIQEILGVGPGPVIGKAYAFLLELRLENGPMEHDAAVAALKKWWATEAERAR